A genomic segment from Deltaproteobacteria bacterium encodes:
- a CDS encoding GDP-mannose 4,6-dehydratase: protein VPVYGDGMNVRDWIHVEDHSRAVDAVLRRGRPGEIYNVGGGNERTNIEITKMLIDAMGKDERSMKFVPDRPGHDRRYAIDDAKIRAELGVVPRVPFEEGLRATVRWYIDNEPWWRAVQSGEYQSFYDRWYVRKDRA, encoded by the coding sequence GTGCCGGTGTACGGCGACGGGATGAACGTGCGCGACTGGATCCACGTGGAGGACCATTCGCGGGCGGTGGATGCGGTGCTGCGGCGCGGTCGTCCCGGAGAGATCTACAACGTGGGCGGGGGAAACGAGCGGACGAACATCGAGATCACGAAGATGTTGATCGACGCGATGGGGAAGGACGAGCGGTCGATGAAGTTCGTCCCCGACCGGCCCGGCCACGACCGGCGGTACGCCATCGACGACGCGAAGATCCGGGCGGAGCTGGGCGTCGTCCCGCGGGTCCCTTTCGAGGAGGGGCTGCGCGCCACGGTGCGCTGGTACATCGACAACGAACCGTGGTGGCGGGCGGTCCAGTCCGGCGAGTACCAGTCGTTCTACGATCGCTGGTACGTCCGCAAGGACCGCGCCTGA